From a region of the Streptomyces sp. B21-083 genome:
- a CDS encoding glycosyl hydrolase family 28 protein codes for MNPSLSRRTALQAAGATALAAGLTNLTATTARADEAAAAPALVTYPRPSAMPTNTSFKVRVRTAPDGEWQTLDIWRPQLGEINPTTGSSRIYNSSLAYFDFQGSVEIEVTYLKGGTTKARVRPDSYGITPELLGDTLRFTLDEPRNVVVQINDDIFDCLHLFARAIEKKRPAPDDPNVIYYGPGVHTTADGTLLVPSGKTVYLDGGAVLKATVIFRDVEHAGLAGRGVLAGTAGGGALVENSRNISIGAVTVLNPNGYAVQLGEATGVTIKGLGSFSSKGWGDGIDVFCSSNVVIDGVFMRNSDDCIAIYTHRWEYYGDTTNITVRNSTLWADVAHPINVGTHGNTDNPEVLKNLTFRNLDILDHREPQMGYQGCIALNAGDSNLIKNVKVDGVRVEDFRWGQLIHMRIMYNTKYNTSVGRGIQDVYVKDLSYTGKPLATCLLLGYDAKHPIKDVTFENLVVNGTVIADSMKKPTWYLTTDTIPMHTNEHVTNLRFLTTAEAAAEAAAESEAATS; via the coding sequence ATGAACCCGTCCCTGTCCCGCCGTACCGCCCTCCAGGCGGCCGGTGCCACCGCGCTCGCGGCCGGTCTCACCAACCTGACGGCGACGACGGCCCGGGCGGACGAGGCCGCGGCGGCGCCGGCGCTCGTCACCTACCCCCGTCCGTCCGCCATGCCGACCAACACCAGTTTCAAGGTGCGGGTCCGTACCGCCCCCGACGGCGAGTGGCAGACCCTGGACATCTGGCGGCCCCAGCTGGGGGAGATCAACCCCACCACCGGGTCGAGCAGGATCTACAACTCCTCGCTGGCGTACTTCGACTTCCAGGGCTCCGTCGAGATCGAGGTCACCTACCTCAAGGGCGGCACCACCAAGGCCCGGGTGAGACCCGACTCGTACGGCATCACGCCCGAACTGCTCGGCGACACCCTGCGGTTCACGCTCGACGAGCCGCGCAACGTCGTCGTCCAGATCAACGACGACATCTTCGACTGTCTCCATCTGTTCGCCCGCGCGATCGAGAAGAAGCGACCCGCGCCGGACGACCCGAACGTCATCTACTACGGCCCCGGCGTCCACACCACCGCCGACGGCACCCTGCTCGTCCCCTCCGGCAAGACCGTGTATCTCGACGGCGGCGCAGTCCTCAAGGCGACCGTGATCTTCCGCGACGTGGAGCACGCCGGGCTCGCCGGCCGGGGTGTGCTCGCCGGGACGGCGGGCGGCGGAGCCCTTGTGGAGAACTCGCGGAACATCTCCATCGGCGCCGTCACCGTGCTCAACCCGAACGGCTACGCGGTTCAGTTGGGCGAGGCCACCGGCGTCACCATCAAGGGCCTCGGCTCCTTCAGCTCCAAGGGCTGGGGCGACGGCATCGACGTCTTCTGCAGCAGCAACGTCGTCATCGACGGCGTGTTCATGCGCAACTCCGACGACTGCATCGCCATCTACACCCACCGTTGGGAGTACTACGGCGACACCACGAACATCACCGTCCGCAACTCCACCCTCTGGGCGGACGTCGCCCACCCCATCAACGTCGGCACGCACGGCAACACCGACAATCCCGAGGTCCTGAAGAACCTCACCTTCAGGAACCTCGACATCCTGGACCACCGCGAGCCCCAGATGGGCTACCAGGGCTGCATCGCCCTCAACGCCGGTGACAGCAACCTGATCAAGAACGTGAAGGTCGACGGCGTACGCGTCGAGGACTTCCGCTGGGGCCAGCTCATCCACATGCGGATCATGTACAACACGAAGTACAACACCTCGGTCGGCCGCGGCATCCAGGACGTCTATGTCAAGGACCTCTCCTACACGGGCAAGCCGCTCGCCACCTGCCTGCTGCTCGGCTACGACGCCAAGCACCCGATCAAGGACGTGACCTTCGAGAACCTCGTCGTCAACGGCACGGTGATCGCGGACTCGATGAAGAAGCCGACCTGGTACCTCACCACCGACACCATCCCGATGCACACCAACGAGCACGTGACCAACCTCCGCTTCCTCACCACGGCAGAGGCAGCGGCAGAGGCAGCGGCGGAGTCCGAGGCGGCGACCTCATGA
- a CDS encoding carbohydrate ABC transporter permease, which yields MTVTTVTSRSGPATAVTPGNDGPATRVRVRTSRLVLYSVLVVITGLMIGPFGWLIVTGLKTTPELAASPVHWLPDRIQWHNFADAFTSIDFLGYARNSLIIALIYATLVTLSSAWVGFGFARLDAPGKKVLFGILLGSMMLPQMITLFPTYLIFAKVGMVDTYWPWVLWGLSAAPYLVFLFRQFFAGMPRELEEAAIIDGCGYPTIFWRIFLPQARPVLAASFVIAFTWSWGDFIAPMLLLSSDRTTLSVAIMTQYVTPGGLPVNNLLAAGSVMYVVPILLIFLIAQRGFVAGMSTTGLK from the coding sequence GTGACCGTCACCACCGTGACCTCCCGATCCGGACCCGCCACCGCCGTGACCCCCGGGAACGACGGCCCCGCGACCCGGGTACGGGTACGCACGTCCCGTCTGGTCCTCTACAGCGTCCTCGTCGTGATCACCGGCCTGATGATCGGCCCCTTCGGCTGGCTGATCGTCACCGGTCTCAAGACGACGCCCGAACTCGCCGCCTCCCCGGTGCACTGGCTGCCCGACAGGATCCAGTGGCACAACTTCGCGGACGCCTTCACCAGCATCGACTTCCTGGGATACGCCCGCAACTCCCTCATCATCGCCCTGATCTACGCCACCCTCGTCACCCTCAGTTCCGCCTGGGTCGGCTTCGGCTTCGCCCGGCTGGACGCTCCCGGCAAGAAGGTGCTGTTCGGCATCCTCCTCGGCTCGATGATGCTGCCGCAGATGATCACGCTCTTTCCGACGTACCTCATCTTCGCCAAGGTCGGCATGGTCGACACGTACTGGCCATGGGTGCTGTGGGGACTGTCGGCGGCCCCCTATCTGGTGTTCCTGTTCCGGCAGTTCTTCGCCGGGATGCCACGGGAACTGGAGGAGGCCGCGATCATCGACGGCTGCGGCTACCCGACGATCTTCTGGCGGATCTTCCTGCCGCAGGCCCGGCCGGTGCTGGCCGCGAGCTTCGTGATCGCCTTCACCTGGAGCTGGGGCGACTTCATCGCTCCGATGCTGCTGCTGTCCAGCGACCGCACCACGCTCTCCGTCGCGATCATGACCCAGTACGTGACCCCGGGCGGGCTCCCCGTCAACAACCTGCTGGCCGCCGGATCCGTGATGTACGTCGTGCCGATCCTGCTGATCTTCCTCATCGCCCAGCGCGGGTTCGTCGCCGGTATGTCCACCACTGGCCTCAAGTAA
- a CDS encoding carbohydrate ABC transporter permease: MTVGQISEAGGRPRSPAARTGAVRPGALPRNSMTARRHRAFYLFTSPWIIGFLLLTVGPMAYALWLSFTTFDGISPRWSFVGFANYRELLSDQVTWDSLSRTGVFALTSVPLSIVAGLALAVLVNRPMRARGLWRTLLYLPAVVPPVGAGLVFKTLFNRDSGAANGVLNLAGIDAVAWLDDPYARYVILMAVLWGAGNVMIISLAGLQDVPRELHEAARIDGASAWRTFRSITVPLLSPVLLFQGVTGMIASVQTIMPLLIASNPTPAGVTAIPQTNYMYMMHVFAEYFALGRYGYASALLWVLFVLILIVTGLIFRLTSGVVFYNVDPEAKK; this comes from the coding sequence ATGACCGTCGGCCAGATCTCCGAAGCCGGCGGGCGGCCCCGGTCGCCCGCCGCCCGCACCGGCGCCGTCCGCCCTGGTGCGCTGCCCCGGAACTCCATGACCGCCCGTCGGCACCGGGCGTTCTACCTGTTCACGTCGCCCTGGATCATCGGCTTCCTGCTGCTGACCGTCGGGCCGATGGCGTACGCGCTGTGGCTGAGTTTCACCACCTTCGACGGGATCTCCCCCCGCTGGAGCTTCGTCGGGTTCGCCAACTACCGCGAGCTGCTGTCCGACCAGGTGACCTGGGACTCGCTGAGCCGGACCGGGGTGTTCGCCCTCACCTCGGTACCGCTGTCGATCGTCGCCGGGCTGGCGCTGGCGGTCCTGGTCAACCGCCCGATGCGGGCGCGGGGCCTGTGGCGCACGCTGCTCTATCTGCCGGCCGTGGTTCCGCCGGTGGGCGCGGGCCTCGTCTTCAAAACGCTCTTCAACCGGGACTCGGGCGCCGCCAACGGTGTCCTCAACCTGGCCGGCATCGACGCCGTCGCCTGGCTGGACGACCCGTACGCCCGCTACGTGATCCTGATGGCGGTGCTGTGGGGCGCCGGAAACGTCATGATCATCTCGCTGGCGGGGCTCCAGGACGTACCCCGGGAACTCCACGAGGCGGCCCGGATCGACGGCGCGAGCGCCTGGCGGACCTTCCGCAGCATCACCGTGCCGCTGCTCTCGCCGGTGCTGCTGTTCCAGGGGGTGACCGGGATGATCGCCTCGGTTCAGACGATCATGCCGCTGCTGATCGCGTCGAACCCCACCCCCGCCGGCGTCACCGCGATTCCGCAGACCAACTACATGTACATGATGCACGTGTTCGCGGAGTACTTCGCGCTCGGCCGCTACGGCTACGCCTCCGCGCTCCTGTGGGTTCTCTTCGTCCTCATCCTCATCGTGACCGGTCTGATCTTCAGACTCACCTCCGGTGTGGTGTTCTACAACGTCGACCCGGAGGCGAAGAAGTGA
- a CDS encoding extracellular solute-binding protein: MHAQAVAGTHPSRRRFLALSAAGGAAVGATALSGCALRVDGAAVGGGESITMMVKLDDISTDLIQQAQRELGIGITVVQDDITRLIAMLTSGNPPDLVRGVGALDAPFYAARGVAENLDPYFAASTVLRAEDLDPANDLWRFDGTTQGNGPRYGMAKDFSQDAMFWFNTAQFDRAGIDHPSETEPTTYEEWLEKAERLVVRKNGQTTVYGGSYNGVNIVVLLTNLVAAAGGNLFSDDFTRVDFTTPEARRALAWYVRYARVRVGPSLIQPNPDSWDGPTYVADRMAMSGSGYWLGGMINAEPKIARVSRLAPAPVFEGGPRISSCQAGTGMWMPKKARNKDAAWRVFEWFFGEGPAKDRAAGGWGIPTLKSLRPLMPRKEEYQKRVLAVQEAELKHFSVTPFTPYAKWDALEALINQVMPAAMNGRISVDTLAGRLNSSINEQLKRGKEQVG, from the coding sequence ATGCACGCACAGGCCGTTGCCGGTACACACCCGAGCCGCCGCCGGTTTCTCGCCCTCTCGGCGGCGGGCGGTGCGGCGGTCGGCGCGACGGCGCTGAGCGGCTGCGCCCTGAGGGTCGACGGAGCGGCCGTGGGGGGCGGTGAATCCATCACCATGATGGTCAAACTCGACGACATCTCCACGGACTTGATCCAGCAGGCACAGCGAGAGCTGGGCATCGGCATCACCGTGGTGCAGGACGACATCACCCGGCTGATCGCGATGCTCACCAGCGGCAACCCGCCCGACCTGGTGCGCGGCGTCGGCGCTCTGGACGCGCCGTTCTACGCGGCCCGGGGCGTCGCCGAGAACCTGGACCCGTACTTCGCCGCATCCACCGTCCTCAGGGCCGAGGACCTGGATCCGGCCAACGACCTGTGGCGGTTCGACGGGACCACCCAGGGCAACGGCCCCCGCTACGGCATGGCGAAGGATTTCTCCCAGGATGCGATGTTCTGGTTCAACACCGCCCAGTTCGACAGGGCGGGCATCGACCACCCCTCCGAGACCGAGCCGACCACGTACGAGGAGTGGCTGGAGAAGGCCGAGCGTCTGGTCGTACGGAAGAACGGCCAGACCACCGTCTACGGCGGCAGCTACAACGGCGTGAACATCGTCGTCCTCCTGACGAACCTGGTCGCCGCCGCCGGAGGGAACCTCTTCTCCGACGACTTCACCCGCGTCGACTTCACCACCCCCGAGGCCCGCAGGGCCCTCGCCTGGTACGTGCGCTACGCCAGAGTCAGAGTCGGGCCGAGCCTCATCCAGCCCAACCCCGACAGCTGGGACGGGCCCACCTACGTCGCCGACCGGATGGCCATGTCGGGCAGCGGCTACTGGCTGGGCGGCATGATCAACGCCGAGCCGAAGATCGCGCGGGTGTCCCGGCTCGCGCCGGCCCCGGTCTTCGAGGGCGGCCCCCGGATCAGCTCCTGCCAGGCCGGCACGGGCATGTGGATGCCGAAGAAGGCGCGGAACAAGGACGCCGCATGGCGGGTCTTCGAGTGGTTCTTCGGTGAAGGGCCCGCCAAGGACCGCGCGGCGGGCGGCTGGGGCATCCCGACCCTGAAGTCGCTGCGTCCGCTGATGCCGAGGAAGGAGGAGTACCAGAAGCGGGTCCTCGCGGTGCAGGAGGCCGAGCTGAAGCACTTCTCGGTGACCCCCTTCACCCCGTACGCCAAGTGGGACGCGCTCGAAGCCCTCATCAACCAGGTCATGCCGGCCGCGATGAACGGCCGGATCTCTGTCGACACCCTCGCGGGACGCCTCAACTCCTCGATCAACGAGCAGTTGAAGCGCGGTAAGGAGCAGGTGGGATGA
- a CDS encoding family 43 glycosylhydrolase, producing the protein MTADHIRNPVLPGFHPDPSILRVGADYYLATSTFEWFPGVPLHHSTDLVHWAPAGHILDRADRLDLRGVADSAGVWAPSLSYHEGRFWMVYSVVRTVGSPYKDLDNFLVTAESIDGPWSEPVFLNSSGFDPSFFHDEDGRSWLLNMRWDPRAGRPSFAGILLQEYDAQKQALIGLPRTILTHEELIEGPNVYRRGGWYYLMLAEGGTGWNHGILMARSRELAGPYELDPQGSLLTTRDLPDWPLQKAGHGELVCTEAGEWYLAHLASRPVATPDGPRCVLGRETCLQRVTWTNDGWLRLADGSRRPSLEVPAPALTPPAAEVSTGAPAEAFGRAQTSGQAEASGRPQVSEYPQASGRAEAYPQASGRAEASGHPQASGRAEASGYPQASGRVEASGYPQASGRVEASGYPQASGRVEASGYPQASGRAQASGYPQASGHPQASGHAQASGHPQASGHAQASGHPQASGHAQASGHPQASGHAQASGHPQASQRDDFDGPVLPGHWSTLRVPATPDWLTLTERPGHLRLRGRQSTHSRYDQSLVARRLTSVRCEVTTVVDFRPVDFTQLAGLICWYDTTQHYYLRVTHAEGRGRVLGVIQTDDGTYGEFPDSQLDVDDWPSVWLRARIDGAELRFSASPDGTDWRPVGPVLDASRLSDDYGERLRFTGTFVGVCAQDLGGTRAPADFDWFDVRELPDR; encoded by the coding sequence ATGACCGCAGACCACATCCGCAACCCGGTTCTCCCCGGATTCCACCCGGATCCGAGCATCCTGAGGGTCGGCGCGGACTACTACCTCGCCACCTCCACCTTCGAATGGTTCCCGGGCGTCCCCCTGCACCATTCGACGGACCTCGTCCACTGGGCGCCGGCCGGTCACATCCTGGACCGCGCCGACCGCCTCGACCTGCGCGGAGTCGCCGACTCGGCCGGTGTGTGGGCGCCCTCGCTGTCGTACCACGAGGGGCGGTTCTGGATGGTCTACAGCGTCGTCCGGACCGTCGGCTCCCCCTACAAGGATCTCGACAACTTCCTCGTGACCGCCGAGTCCATCGACGGCCCGTGGTCGGAACCGGTGTTCCTGAACTCCTCCGGGTTCGACCCGTCCTTCTTCCACGACGAGGACGGCCGCAGCTGGCTGCTCAACATGCGGTGGGACCCCCGCGCGGGCCGTCCGTCGTTCGCCGGAATCCTCCTCCAGGAGTACGACGCCCAAAAGCAGGCCCTGATCGGGCTGCCCCGGACGATCCTCACCCACGAGGAGCTGATCGAGGGTCCCAACGTGTACCGGCGGGGCGGCTGGTACTACCTGATGCTCGCCGAGGGCGGCACCGGCTGGAACCACGGCATCCTGATGGCCCGCTCGCGCGAACTCGCCGGACCCTACGAACTCGATCCCCAGGGCTCCCTCCTGACGACCCGTGACCTTCCTGACTGGCCGCTGCAGAAGGCCGGGCACGGGGAGTTGGTGTGTACGGAGGCGGGGGAGTGGTACCTCGCCCATCTGGCCTCCCGTCCCGTGGCCACCCCCGACGGACCGCGGTGCGTCCTCGGGCGGGAGACCTGTCTGCAACGCGTGACCTGGACGAACGACGGCTGGCTGCGGCTGGCGGACGGAAGCCGCCGACCGAGCCTGGAGGTTCCGGCGCCGGCGCTGACGCCGCCGGCGGCGGAAGTGTCAACCGGCGCTCCGGCAGAGGCGTTTGGCCGCGCGCAGACATCTGGACAAGCAGAGGCGTCTGGCCGTCCGCAGGTCTCCGAGTATCCGCAGGCCTCCGGACGTGCGGAGGCGTATCCGCAGGCTTCCGGACGTGCGGAGGCTTCCGGGCATCCGCAGGCTTCCGGACGTGCGGAGGCTTCCGGGTATCCGCAGGCTTCCGGACGTGTGGAGGCTTCCGGGTATCCGCAGGCTTCCGGACGTGTGGAGGCTTCCGGGTATCCGCAGGCTTCCGGACGTGTGGAGGCTTCCGGGTACCCGCAGGCCTCTGGACGTGCGCAGGCTTCCGGGTACCCGCAGGCTTCCGGACATCCCCAGGCCTCTGGGCATGCGCAGGCTTCCGGACATCCCCAGGCCTCTGGGCATGCGCAGGCTTCCGGACATCCCCAGGCCTCTGGGCATGCGCAGGCTTCCGGACATCCCCAGGCCTCTGGGCATGCGCAGGCCTCCGGGCACCCCCAGGCTTCCCAGCGCGACGACTTCGACGGCCCGGTACTCCCCGGTCACTGGAGCACACTGCGCGTCCCCGCCACCCCCGACTGGCTCACCCTCACCGAGCGGCCCGGTCATCTGCGGCTGCGCGGCCGGCAGAGCACCCACTCGCGGTACGACCAGAGCCTGGTCGCCCGCCGGCTGACCTCGGTGCGCTGTGAGGTGACGACGGTGGTCGACTTCCGCCCCGTCGACTTCACCCAACTGGCGGGCCTGATCTGCTGGTACGACACCACCCAGCACTACTACCTCCGCGTCACCCACGCCGAGGGCAGAGGCAGGGTGCTCGGCGTGATCCAGACCGACGACGGGACGTACGGTGAGTTCCCGGACTCCCAACTGGACGTCGACGACTGGCCGTCCGTGTGGCTGCGGGCCCGCATCGACGGCGCCGAACTCCGTTTCTCCGCCTCCCCGGACGGCACGGACTGGCGGCCGGTCGGACCCGTCCTCGACGCGAGCAGGCTCTCCGACGACTACGGCGAACGGCTGCGCTTCACCGGCACGTTCGTCGGCGTCTGCGCCCAGGACCTGGGCGGCACCCGTGCCCCTGCCGACTTCGACTGGTTCGACGTACGGGAACTTCCCGACAGGTAG
- a CDS encoding LacI family DNA-binding transcriptional regulator produces MVRTGGGLAPTGPTLAVVAREAGVSVPTASKVVNGREDVAPETRRRVTEVLDRLGYVRRPRFDASKSPGLVDLVVHSLDSSWSGAVLHGVEEAAHDAGLEMVVSAGLTRTRGGRPERGWLDKLTTRGSSGVLFNLAELTPSQYAWLDQHHIPFVMIDPVLEPPPGVVSVGAANWHGGLTAAEHLLALGHERIAVIAGYRRKMCSSARVSGYRSALTTAGVRQRPEYVRYGSFDETVAHRRMLELLDLPEPPTAVFVCSDKMALGVYKALAERELRVPEDVSVVGFDDLAEARWVSPALTTVRQPLAEMAATALRLLVRMMAGERPEGTRTELSTRLVERGSTAAPARPS; encoded by the coding sequence ATGGTCCGTACCGGAGGTGGCCTCGCCCCCACGGGCCCCACGCTGGCGGTCGTGGCCCGGGAGGCCGGTGTCTCCGTACCGACCGCCTCGAAGGTCGTGAACGGCCGGGAGGACGTGGCACCGGAGACCCGGCGACGGGTCACCGAGGTGCTGGACCGGCTCGGCTATGTCCGCAGACCCCGCTTCGACGCGTCGAAGTCGCCCGGTCTGGTCGATCTCGTCGTCCACTCCCTGGACAGTTCCTGGTCGGGTGCGGTGCTGCACGGCGTGGAGGAGGCGGCGCACGACGCGGGGCTGGAGATGGTCGTGTCGGCGGGCCTGACCCGGACCCGGGGCGGGCGCCCGGAGCGCGGCTGGCTCGACAAGCTGACGACGCGTGGCTCCTCCGGCGTTTTGTTCAACCTCGCCGAACTGACTCCGTCGCAGTACGCCTGGCTCGACCAGCACCACATCCCGTTCGTGATGATCGACCCGGTGCTGGAACCGCCGCCGGGCGTGGTGTCGGTGGGCGCGGCCAACTGGCACGGAGGACTGACGGCGGCCGAACACCTGTTGGCCCTGGGCCATGAACGCATCGCGGTCATCGCCGGCTACCGGCGCAAGATGTGCAGCAGCGCCCGGGTGTCCGGCTACCGCTCGGCACTCACCACCGCCGGTGTGCGCCAGCGCCCCGAGTACGTCCGCTACGGCAGTTTCGACGAGACGGTCGCCCACCGGCGCATGCTGGAGCTCCTCGACCTGCCCGAGCCGCCGACCGCGGTGTTCGTCTGCTCGGACAAAATGGCGCTCGGGGTGTACAAAGCCCTGGCAGAACGGGAGTTGAGGGTGCCGGAGGACGTCAGCGTGGTCGGTTTCGACGATCTCGCCGAGGCTCGTTGGGTGAGTCCGGCGCTCACCACCGTCCGCCAGCCTCTCGCCGAGATGGCGGCGACGGCCCTCCGGTTGCTGGTGCGGATGATGGCGGGGGAACGGCCGGAGGGGACGCGCACGGAGTTGTCCACCCGGCTGGTGGAGCGTGGCAGTACGGCTGCGCCGGCCAGACCCTCCTAG
- a CDS encoding LacI family DNA-binding transcriptional regulator, which translates to MERRKRPGRTPAPAVRTARPRQAEVARLAGVSQATVSLVLSPKPDGKGRIISEETRQRVLEAARSLGYVPDPAARRLAAVRNNLLGVFSFTATFPTDVQHSYYPFLVGVECEAAALGYDLVLFTGSSTGGAGAAVPDALSRVRLADGCLFMGRHTPRAELKRLVEDGFPVVHLGRREALEGVAWVGADYVAATREVVGHLAELGHRRIVLVREDDDAPASADRQRGFLEGLEAVGLPAGPATVFRSADPQRDLTPERLRVWTDDGVTAFVAEETDTGAAWRGLLSAVRAAGLECPADVSLALLGSPPADLASEPVPTGFDIPRPQLGAAAVRLLAALVAGAGKDEGEGEGEGEGADDDARETLVSCAFRPGPTTGPPPPARP; encoded by the coding sequence GTGGAACGCAGGAAGCGGCCCGGACGTACGCCCGCGCCGGCAGTGCGTACGGCACGGCCGCGGCAGGCCGAGGTGGCCCGGCTGGCGGGGGTGTCCCAGGCGACCGTGTCCCTGGTGCTCTCTCCGAAGCCCGACGGCAAGGGGCGCATCATCTCCGAGGAGACCCGCCAACGGGTCCTGGAGGCGGCCCGGAGCCTGGGCTATGTGCCCGACCCGGCTGCCCGACGGCTGGCCGCCGTCCGCAACAACCTGCTCGGCGTCTTCAGTTTCACCGCCACGTTCCCCACCGATGTGCAGCACTCGTACTACCCCTTCCTGGTCGGCGTGGAGTGCGAGGCGGCGGCGCTCGGCTACGACCTCGTCCTGTTCACCGGGTCGAGCACCGGCGGTGCGGGGGCCGCGGTGCCCGACGCCCTGAGCCGGGTCCGGCTCGCCGACGGGTGTCTCTTCATGGGCCGGCACACACCCCGGGCCGAGCTCAAGCGGCTGGTCGAGGACGGGTTCCCGGTCGTACACCTGGGGCGCCGCGAGGCCTTGGAGGGCGTGGCCTGGGTGGGCGCGGACTATGTCGCGGCCACCCGTGAAGTCGTGGGCCATCTGGCTGAGTTGGGGCATCGGCGGATCGTCCTCGTCCGGGAGGACGATGACGCGCCCGCCTCGGCGGACCGTCAGCGCGGTTTCCTGGAGGGGCTGGAGGCAGTTGGGCTGCCCGCCGGGCCGGCAACCGTCTTCCGGTCCGCCGATCCGCAGCGGGACCTCACACCCGAACGGCTGCGCGTCTGGACCGATGACGGCGTGACGGCCTTCGTCGCGGAGGAGACCGACACCGGGGCTGCCTGGCGAGGCCTGCTCTCCGCCGTACGCGCGGCGGGCCTCGAGTGTCCCGCGGACGTGTCTCTGGCCCTGCTCGGCAGCCCGCCCGCCGATCTGGCGAGCGAGCCCGTACCCACCGGATTCGACATACCCCGGCCCCAGTTGGGCGCCGCAGCGGTACGACTGCTGGCCGCGCTCGTCGCGGGAGCGGGAAAGGACGAGGGCGAGGGAGAGGGAGAGGGAGAGGGAGCGGACGACGACGCGCGGGAGACGCTCGTCAGCTGTGCCTTCCGGCCGGGCCCGACGACCGGGCCCCCGCCGCCCGCCCGGCCTTGA
- a CDS encoding FAD-dependent oxidoreductase, with product MISEADILVVGGGLGGVAAALAACRAGRSVVLTEETDWVGGQLTSQAVPPDEHPWVEQFGTTASYRRLREEIRRYYRHWYPLRAEALALTDLNPGAGRVSKLCHEPRVALAVLEGMLAPHRAAGRLTVLTEHRPVSAESDSDVLRAVTLEDLRDGTRRTLTARYVLDATETGELLHLAGVEHANGAESRAEFDEPHAPDTAQPLNQQGITVCFALSHHEGEDHTTDRPADFDFWRGYRPSFWPGPLLGFEAPDPRTLEPVPRTFVPNPEHDPLGVSADQSADAGDKELWGFRRILARKLHAPGAFDSDITLVNWPLNDYWLTPYIGQEAEALHGARQLSLSLLYWLQTEAPRANGGTGFPGLRIRPDVTGTADGLAKAAYVRESRRIKAVTTVTEHDVAIDIVGPYGGTRHRDSVGVGGYRIDLHPSTGGDNYVDIGSVPFEIPLGALVPRRVRNLLPAGKNIGTTHITNGCYRLHPVEWNVGEVAGALAAHCVAEDVEPHQVQSDDKRFGEFARLLDREGVQRHWPDVRGY from the coding sequence GTGATATCCGAAGCGGACATACTCGTCGTGGGCGGCGGTCTCGGTGGTGTGGCCGCCGCACTCGCCGCCTGCCGCGCGGGACGCAGCGTCGTGCTCACCGAGGAGACGGACTGGGTCGGCGGCCAGCTCACCAGCCAGGCCGTACCGCCCGACGAGCATCCGTGGGTGGAGCAGTTCGGTACCACCGCCTCGTACCGGCGGCTGCGTGAGGAGATCCGGCGGTACTACCGCCACTGGTATCCGCTGCGGGCCGAGGCACTGGCGCTCACCGACCTCAACCCGGGAGCGGGCCGCGTCAGCAAGCTCTGCCACGAGCCGCGGGTCGCCCTCGCCGTCCTGGAGGGCATGCTCGCGCCCCACCGGGCGGCGGGCCGGCTGACGGTACTCACCGAGCACCGGCCGGTCTCCGCCGAGTCCGACAGCGATGTCCTCCGGGCGGTGACCCTGGAGGACCTGCGCGACGGAACGCGTCGCACCCTCACCGCGCGCTATGTCCTGGACGCCACCGAGACGGGCGAACTCCTCCACCTCGCGGGCGTCGAGCACGCGAACGGGGCGGAGTCACGGGCCGAGTTCGACGAGCCGCACGCCCCGGACACGGCCCAGCCCCTCAACCAGCAGGGCATCACGGTCTGCTTCGCGCTCTCCCACCACGAGGGCGAGGACCACACCACCGACCGCCCGGCCGACTTCGACTTCTGGCGCGGCTACCGGCCCTCGTTCTGGCCCGGTCCGCTGCTCGGCTTCGAGGCGCCCGACCCGCGCACGCTGGAGCCGGTGCCGCGAACCTTCGTACCGAACCCCGAGCACGACCCGCTCGGTGTCTCCGCCGACCAGAGTGCCGACGCCGGTGACAAGGAACTGTGGGGTTTCCGCCGCATCCTGGCCCGCAAGCTGCACGCGCCGGGCGCCTTCGACTCCGACATCACCCTCGTCAACTGGCCGCTCAACGACTACTGGCTCACGCCGTACATCGGCCAGGAGGCCGAAGCCCTGCACGGGGCACGGCAGTTGTCGCTGTCGCTGCTGTACTGGCTACAGACCGAGGCACCTCGCGCGAACGGCGGCACCGGCTTCCCCGGCCTCAGAATCCGCCCGGACGTGACCGGTACGGCGGACGGCCTGGCCAAGGCGGCGTACGTCCGCGAGTCACGCCGTATCAAGGCCGTCACCACGGTCACCGAGCACGACGTGGCGATCGACATCGTCGGGCCGTACGGCGGCACCCGGCACCGGGACTCCGTCGGCGTGGGCGGGTACCGCATCGACCTGCATCCCTCGACCGGCGGGGACAACTACGTCGACATCGGGTCCGTGCCGTTCGAGATCCCGCTCGGCGCGCTCGTGCCGCGTCGGGTCCGCAACCTGCTGCCCGCCGGCAAGAACATCGGCACCACCCACATCACCAACGGCTGCTACCGGCTCCACCCGGTGGAGTGGAACGTCGGCGAGGTCGCCGGGGCACTGGCCGCGCACTGTGTGGCCGAGGACGTCGAGCCGCACCAGGTGCAGTCCGACGACAAGCGGTTCGGGGAGTTCGCGCGGCTGCTCGACCGTGAGGGTGTCCAGCGCCACTGGCCGGACGTTCGCGGCTACTGA